The Cytophagales bacterium DNA segment AATAAGAGATCACGGCAATCCTCATTCGGAGCCCCACTTGGAGTGGGACTCCGATAGCGAGGGAACAGGTTAAATTGTGTTCAAGTGTTCATGTAATCTTCCATGAACACCTGTCTGCCAACAGGCAGGACGAATAGGTGAACACATGAATACATAACGCTTAGTAAGCTCTTTCAAAGCTCCCTTCCATATAATTAATAAATGCCTGGTTGGCAACCAGGTTTCCCCCCGGTGTTGGATAATTCCCTGTAAAATACCAATCGCCCAGGTGATCCGGGCAGGCTTTATGCAGGTTTTCAATGGTTTGGTAAAGCACTTTAACCTCTGCCTTCAAATCAGGTGCAGCAATGATTTGAGCAATTTTATCTGAAATTTCTTCATCACTAAAAGGAGCGTATATTTCTTTTACATAATTTTTCACCACTTGCCCTGCCGACTGCGTCTGGATATTCGGCCCGTTCCCAACTCCCTGCTTCTTTTCATTAGCAACTTTACACTTTTGAAGTACTTCTTCCATGATATACTCCTTGTTTGAATCTTCCAGCAATTTGATCACAGCCCTGAAAGCCACAAAATCTTTCATCTTACTCATATCAATACCATAACAGTCAGGATAACGGATCTGAGGGGCGGATGAAACGATCACGATCCTTTTTGGCCCCAATTTATCGAGCATTTTCAGAATGCTTTTTTCCAGCGTAGTTCCTCTTACTATGGAGTCGTCAATCACTACCAGCGTGTCTTTTCCTTTATTGATAATTTCATAGGTAGCATCATAAACATGTGCCACAAGGTCGCCTCTATGGCCCTCATCGGTAATGAATGTTCTCAGCTTTGCATCTTTAATCACCAATTTTTCAATACGGGGCTTTTGGATTTGGGATTTGGGATTTGGGATTTGGGATTTTAAATCCTCCACCGCCTCCATCAATCCTAAAAATGCAGTCTCAGCAGTGTTGGGTATATAGGAAAAAATCGTATTTTCAAGATCATAGTCAATCGTTTTGAGTATTTTGGGTGCAAGCAGCTTGCCCAGCATTTTCCTTTCCTTATAAATATCAGGATCGCTGCCTCTTGAGAAATATATTCGTTCAAAACTGCACGACTTTTTTTGCAGTGGTTCTATAAATTCGCAGCAGTCCAGGTCTCCTTTTGTATTGACAATGAGCGCATATCCCGGGGGGATTTCTTTTATTTCGTTATATTCAATTTCAAAAGCAGTTTTAATGGCAGGTTTTTCTGAAGCAGCTATCACCACCTCATCATCTGCATAATAACAGACAGGACGAATGCCGGCAGGGTCCCTGGCAACAAAAGCTGAACCATTACCGGTGATCCCGGCCATGGCATAACCACCGTCAAAATCTTTAAAGGAATTCTTTAAAACCCGGATCATATCCAACTCATTTTCTACAAATTCAGTAATTTCACTGTTTGGATATTTGCCTTTGTATTTATCATAGATCGCCTGAACGCCTTCATCTAAGAAGTGGCCTATTTTTTCTAATACAATCACCGTGTCTATCTTATCTTTTGGGTGCTGCCCGATATTGACCAGAACATCAAATAGTTCATCTACATTGGTCATATTAAAATTACCGGCAAGCGCCAAAGTTCTGCTGCGCCAGTTATTTTGCCTGATCACCGGGTGGCAATTTTGCAACCCGTATTCCCCATGCGTTGCATATCTTAAATGGCCCATCAAAACTTCACCTGCAAAATCGAAATGCTCTTTTATCCAGGTTGCATCATTTGTTTTACCCGGGTTTTCTTTTAATAAAGCTTTATATTTTTTACTGATCTTTTGAAAAATATCCTCTATGGGCTGCCTGTCCACAGAGCGAAGTTTTTCAAAATACCTGTAACCAGGTTGAACATTTAGTTTTATTGAAGCCACACCTGCACCATCCTGCCCCCGGTTATGCTGCTTTTCCATTAAAAGGTATAATTTATTGATCCCGTACAGGGCTGTGCCGTACTTTTCCAGGTAATAAGAAAGAGGATAACGGAGGCGGATAAATGCGATCCCGCAGTGGTGGTGGATGGTATCGGACATTAATCTTCTTTTTGAAAATAGCTTATCATTTTGTAGCGCAAAAGTAATGAAAATTTATCTATCACCTAAATTTAGAATAGAGCCAAAATTATTTGTGACGAATACTTGAAACGGGATAAATTGTCGCATTCATAAGTTGGCAGTTGGCAGCAGCAGTTGGCAGTTTCCCGCACACGTCTGCTCACTGCCGCTGCCAACTCTAAAGTGCGATAATTTATCCCGTTCGCAGTATAAAGCCTAACGCAGCGAAGCTGCAAACAAATTGTCTTGGCTATATTTTAGAATAGCGTGTTAAACTGTATCTTAAGCTGCGTAAATGTACACAAAATTGATAAAGTCGGCAGTTGGCAATCGGCAGTTGGCAAAAAAGCAAAAAAACAATTGCCGACTGCCGACTGTGGACTGCCGACTGCCGACTGTGGACTGCCGACTGCCGACTGTGGACTGCCGACTGCCGACTGTGGACTGCCGACTGCCGATTGTGGACTGCCGACTGCCGAATTTACACTTAAAATTAGCAAATCCTGTATTTTTTTATTATGTTTGTGTCAATTAATAAACCATAAGATGACGAAAACTAATAAAACAAATGAAAAAACCAGGTGGTTCAGAAGAATTACCAGACCTGGCAGAGTAGGCCTTATAACAGAACTCGGAATAATCCGCAGGATAACAAGAAAAGAAAATGGCAGTAAGACTACCAATTAAAATTGTTTTTTCTTCAATTATTTCATTAAATGGAGTCTAATCAAATTGTAAAAGATACTAAAATTACAATAAAACAACTTGTTGATCTTGGTCTGGATGAAATTGATGCCAGTAAGATAAATGATGAAATAAATAACCTGCTCAATAACTACTCAGCTCCGGTATGCTGGCAAAAGATATGTAAAGAAATACTTTCCCCTGATATTCCTTTTCCTATACATCAACTTATCTTTGATGCAGTCTATGCTGATTGGGATGATTCAAAAGGCCCCAAGCCAGTGTGGCTGCCTTCCGGTGAAACAATTAAAACCTCAAATATTTCAAAGATACAAACTCAATTAGGTATTGCAGACTACAAAGATTTTCACACCTGGTCGGTTTGTAACCGGGCTGCATTTTGGGAACTGATGGTAAATGAGCTCGGTATCAGGTTTAAAGACCGTTATAAAAAAATAGTTGTAGTGAACGGGCATGCCCGTTCACTACAAAATGGACTAGAAAATCCTGATTGGCTGGTTGGTGCAAAGATGAATATTGCAGATAGCTGTTTTCAGGATAATCCTCAAGAACCTGCTATCATATACCAGGCTGAAGGTGGAAAAATAAACAAAATGAGCCATCAGCAATTGGAAAAATTTTCAAATCGTGTTGCCAATGGTTTAACAGCTTTGGGATTAAAGCGTGGAGATGCTGCTGCCATAGATATGATCATGACTGCTGAGGCCGTTGCAATCTACCTGGGCATCATTAAAGCGGGCTGTGTAGTAGTTTCTATTGCCGACAGTCTCGCTCCAGGTGAAGTAGCCAAACGCCTGCAAATTTCAAATGCAAAGCTGATCTTTACCCAGGATTTTATTATCAGAGGTGAGAAGAAGTTACCATTGTATGACAAAATATTAAAAGCCGATCCACCTGTAGTTGTTGTTTTACCTGTAGGGAATGGGCATGTTGAGCACCAGCGAAATCCCGATTCTGTCGGGGCCCATTCCCTGCAAATCAGGAAGCAGGACATGATTTGGGATAATTTTTTGAGTAAAGATGATAAATTTGACTCCGTTTCATCTGAACCGGCCGGTCATGTAAACATCCTTTTCTCATCAGGCACTACTGGTGACCCCAAAGCGATTCCCTGGACGCATACCACACCCATAAAATGTGCGGCTGATGGCTATTTACATCAAAACATCCAGCCGGGGGATGTGGTTGCCTGGCCCACCAATATCGGCTGGATGATGGGACCCTGGCTTATCTTCGCCAGCCTGATCAATAAAGCGACCATAGCGCTTTATTATGGTGCACCTGTTGGTAGAGAATTCGGACAATTTGTACAGGATGCAAAAGTGAATATGTTGGGTGTAGTGCCCAGCATGGTCAAACGGTGGATTGAAACGGATTGCATGAACGGATTGGATTGGAGCAATATTAAAGTTTTTAGCTCAACCGGGGAAGCCTCTAATTCGCAGGATTATGGGTGGTTGATGAGCAAAGCAGGCTACAAACCCGTAATTGAGTATTGCGGAGGCACTGAAATAGGCGGTGGATATATTACCGGCACGGTAGTTCAGCCAGCCGTTCCGGCTGCTTTTTCAACACCTGCTTTGGGTCTTGATTTTATTTTGTTAGACGAAAATGGTAAACAAACCCAAAACGGTGAAATTTTCCTTGTACCTCCTTCTATCGGATTATCTACTGAGTTGCTAAACAAAGAACATCATAAAGAATATTATGCCGGGAACCCTGATTGTACGGACAATATGGAAGGCGCTTTTGGAAAGCTGCTAAAAAATGAGCTGAATAGCCCCCCTCTAACTCCCCCCAAAGGGGGGAGAACTGGCCAACACTTTACCCTTCCCCGAGGCAAAAGCGATGGCAAAGTCCTCCCGAGCACTCGGGAGGGATTTAGGGGGGCTGTGGATTTAAGGGGGGCTAATCCAATTCTACGCAGCCATGGCGACCAGATAGAACGTTTGCCCGGAAATTATTTCCGTGCGCTGGGACGGGCTGATGATACGATGAATCTTGGGGGCATTAAAGTAAGTTCTGCTGAAATTGAACGAACATTAAATAATATAGACGGAATAAGAGAAACGGCTGCTATCGCTGTGAACCCTCCCGGAGGAGGACCAAGCCAACTCGTTATTTATGCCATTGTAACGCAACCCCGATACGCTTCGCGGAGTTTATCCCGACACAGTCGGGAGGGCAGGCATTTAAGTTGCGAAAAACAGGAGTTGATCTCAATCTTCCAGAAAAGCATTAAAGAAAACCTCAATCCATTATTCAAAGTTATGAATGTAGTAGTGCTGGATGAATTACCCCGGACGGCTTCTAATAAGGTGATGAGGAGGGTATTGAGGAATTTGGAACTAAAAAATAATGGATGAAACCACGAATTACACAAATTAAATTAGTGTAATTATTAATTAGTGTAATTCGTGTAATTAGTGGTTTCATTTTCAGACTAATATCAAATTTACAATATCCAACGTCTAAGAAATGCCTAAAATTTATCCCGAGCACTCGGGATAGGCACTTTAGTGTCTAACATTTAAAATTCTGACCCCGAGTGCTCGGGGGCAAAATATTTAGTTTTTGGTTGTTAGTTTTTGGTTATGGTTTGATAGTTTATGGTTATAGTTTTTTAGTTTGTTGGTCGTGCCATGAGTCCGGCATTAGCAAACTATTGAACTAATGAACTAAAACTAACAACCAAATAACTAAAACTAAAAACCAAAAACCATGAACTAAAATTTTGGTTCTGGCTACGCCAGGTTGGGCATTTCTTAATTATTGTCATTCCTCATCCTATTCTCTTTCCATTTACTCGTACTCGTCTTATTAAATTTATCATCCCCATCTTTGATTCTTAACCTGGTATTACCAATCAGAGCTTCAGTTAAATATCCCGCTAATATACCTGCAATTTCACCACCTCTGTCTTTTTTTAATCTCGGATTACCTGCCTGCGCCCCCGAGTACTCGGGGGCAGGCAGATCAATCCGAGCTGCATAGTGTTTCTCAACAAAGCTTGTATCAAATTCTCCGGATCTGAATGCCTCATGATCCATCACGAATTTACCAAAAGGCAGTGTTGTCTCAATTCCTGTGATTTGATACTCGTCAATAGCCCTTTTCATTTTCTCTATCGCTCCGGTTCTGGTAGCGGCATGTGTTATAAGCTTCGCGATCATGGGATCATAATAAATTGGTATTTCCATCCCTTGCTCAAAGCCGTCATCAACCCTTATTCCAGGCCCTTGAGGTGTTTTGTAAGTGATTAATTTGCCTGTATCAGGCATGAAATTATTTTTTGCGTCTTCAGCATAAACGCGTACCTCTATGGCATGGCCATTAATTGATAAGTCTTCTTGTTTGATATCCAAAGGTTTACCTTGTGCTATCTTGATCTGTTCTTTTACCAGGTCAATACCTGTAATCTGTTCGGTAACAGGATGTTCTACCTGCAGTCGGGTATTCATTTCTAAAAAATAGAAAGACAGCCCCCCGCCACTATTCCTTACCGAATCGGTGAATGGGTGAATGGGTGAATCGGTGAATCGCTTCGTTTTCCTGTTCTCCGTTTCTCCGATTCTCCGGTTCTCCGATTCAGGGGGGCTTGGAGTTAGAGCGGGGCTTACAAGAAACTCTACCGTACCCGCACTAAAGTAATTACAAGCTTTGGCTACATCAATTGCACATTTTCCCATAGCAGCCCTTATTTCATCATTTAAGAGAGGTGATGGGGCTTCTTCAATTACTTTTTGGTGCCTGCGTTGTATGGTACATTCTCTTTCAAAGAGGTGTATGACGTTGCCATGTTTGTCGCCTAATATTTGTATCTCAATATGTCTGGGTGAGGAGATATACTTTTCAATAAAAACCGAATTATCGCCAAAAGCAGATTGAGCTTCACTTTCTGCACGATTCATTTGCTCTTCAAGCTCTTTCTCGTTTTCAACAATGCGCATTCCTTTACCGCCACCACCAGCGCTTGCTTTTATTAGAATGGGGTAGCCGATCTGTTTTGCTTTTTCTCTGGCATTTTTGATGTTTTTAATAGAATGATCACCACCGGGAACTGTCGGCACATTGTACTTTGAAACAGCCTTTTTTGCTGTTAACTTGTCTCCCATCATTTCTATTGACTGCGGGGATGGGCCTATGAATATAATACCTGCTTTTTCAACTTTACGGGCAAAAGCCGCATTTTCTGATAAAAAACCATACCCCGGATGGATCGCATCTACTTTGAGCTCTTTACAGATCTGAATTATCTTATCACCTTGAAGGTAAGATTCTGATGATGGAGGTGGGCCAACACAAACAGCTTCATCAGCATATTTTACATGAAGTGAATTTCTATCAGCTTCGCTGAATATAGCAACCGTGCAAATCCCCATTTCTTTCGCAGATCGCATGATACGCAGGGCTATTTCGCCTCTGTTGGCTATAAGTATTTTTTTGATCATAAAATCTTCTGGTTTTAAAATTTTGTATTTATAGTTTTTAATACTACATTTGTTGCAAAATTGAAAATTATTATCATTAATTCTAAATTTAAAATCTAAAATTTATAATCGTAAATATCATGACAGATCTATTTGAAAAATTATCAGCAAACAAAGGCCCGTTGAGTCGTAGTTCTGATAGATTTCAGGCAGAAGGTTATTTTTTCTTTCCAAAGCTGGAGGGGGAGCTTGCTAGCCGGATGATCTTCAAAGGTAAGGAAAAAATAATCTGGAGTATAAATAATTATTTAGGATTAGCCAACCACCCTGAAGTGCGTGAAGCGGATGCAAAGGCAGCAGAAGAATGGGGACTGGCTTACCCGATGGGAGCACGAATGCTGACAGGAAACACAGCTTATCATGAACAATTAGAAAAGGAGCTTTCTGAATTCGTTCACAAAGAAGATACCATATTACTGAATTACGGCTACCAGGGAATGGTTTCTTCGATCCACTCTTTGCTTAATAGATGGGATGTAGTTATTTATGATTCAGAAGCACATGGTTGTATTGTAGATGGTGTTCATTTACATGTGGGTAAACGTTTTGTATATCCTCATAATAATATTGAAAACCTTGAAAAGCAATTACAAAGAGCTGAACACCTGGTAAAGGACACAGATGGGGCCATCTTGGTAATAACAGAAGGCGTATTTGGTATGGCAGGTGACCAGGGATATTTAAAGGAGATCATTGCATTAAAAAAAAGGTATCATTTTAGATTTTTTGTAGATGATGCACATGGTTTTGGAACTGTTGGTCAAACCGGGGCAGGAACAGGTGAAGAACAAGGCGTGCAGGATGGAATAGATATATACTTTTCTACTTTTGCAAAGTCTATGGCAAGCATCGGTGCATTTATCTCAAGCGATAAGTGCGTGATTGACAATTTAAGATATAATAACCGTTCACAGATGTTGGCAAAATCGCTTCCACTGCCCGTCGTAATTGGGAATTTAAAACGTCTTGAACTGTTGAAAAACTACCCCGAACTGAGAGAGAAACTCTGGGACAATGTAAGATATTTACAATCAGGTTTGAAAACACGCGGTTTTAACATAGGCAGAACAAATTCACCTGTCACTCCTGTATACATGAATTGCAGTATGTCAGAGACATGGAGCCTGGTGGTTGATCTGAGAGAAAACTATAATATTTTTTGTTCGGTTATTATTTACCCGGTCGTTCCTAAAGATATATTGATGCTAAGGATCATTCCAACCGCAATTCATACAAAAGAAGATATAGAGGAAACGCTGGATGCCTTTTCTGCTGTACAGGAGAAATTGAAGGCGGGGGAGTATGCTAAGGAGGAACTTGTGAGGGTTTAAAACATTGTTTCATTGTCCTATTGTCTCATTGCCCCATTGTTAGCGGTTATTAAAGAAATGAAGACATTGTTTTTTATTATACTGACTTTTATCTTAGTTCCAGTTTTCGGACAAGACCACCAAATTCAGACTAAAATATCGGGATATGTGATTGATAGCATAACAAAGGAACCAATTCCATTTGCAAATATTATTATGATTTCCGACTTAGGTACAACTTCCGATTTTGATGGATTTTTTATCTTAGAACTTACTGAAGACTCAATATCTGAATTAACGGTTTCAGCCATCGGTTATAGAAAAAAGAAATTTCTCCCCAAAAAGAATACTAATCCGCAGACTGTAAAATTAACATCCGTTCCTCTTAATCCAGAAAGTGAATTTGTTATTTTGGGAAAGCCTATTGACACTTTTTATTTTGAAAATGGACAAATTGAAAAGATAAAATATCAAGGTCGTGACGAAGTTACTTTTTATAAAAGCGGACAAATGAAATCGCAGTCAGTTAATGGTTCATATCGCAGTTGGTTCGAAAACGGAAAACTTAAGTATCAATCTATTTTGAAGTTTAATCATCATCGCACTGTAACGGAATGGTATGATAATAATCAAATAAAGGAACAAGGAACGATGTATTGGGGAGATAATAAAAAGACAAATGAAGGTGACTGGTTTAAAAACAATGATTGGAGATATTGGAGAAGAGACGGAAAAGAAAAATAACAAACCGCTAACACTCGCTAAAAAATCATAGCCACCCTGCGGGATGGCAACGCTTTTTAGCGTAACCGTTCCATTGTCTTATTGTTGATGATCAAAATTTTAATTTTTCGTTAGTGAAATTTATTAACTATTAGACCGCTTTTAATAATTTACGTATCCTCTTTACCAATCCTTCAGACGCATCTATTAGCGGAGCCCGAACAGTTCTGTTACAAATACCCAACACTTCCAAAGCTGCTTTTATGCCCACCGGATTGCTTTCTTCATACATTAAGGGATTAATTTCCAACAGGTCAAAAAGTAACTTTGATGCGGGCTTGAACTGGCCTTTTAAACCCATCGAAACCAAACTGCTGAATTTTTCTGGAAAAGCATTGGCAAGCACTGAAATCACGCCATCCATGCCGAATGAAAGCATAGGAACGGTCAACAGGTCATCACCGGAAATAACCAGAAAATCGTCCGCTGAGTTTTTTACAATCTGCATGCATTGTCCTAAATCTCCTGATGCTTCTTTGATGCCAATGATGTTGTGATGCCTGGCTAATCTTATCGTTGTTTCTGCCGTAATATTTGAAGAAGTTCTGCCCGGAACGTTGTATAAAATAACAGGCACAGGACAATTTTCTGCTATTGCAGAATAATGTCTGTAGATACCTTCCTGGGTAGGTTTGTTGTAATAAGGACTTACAGATAGTATTGCATCTACTCCCGTAAAGTCACTATTTTTTATGACTTCAATAACAGCCTGGGTGTTATTTCCCCCGATACCATAGACAACTGATTTTCTTCCTTTTACATGTTTGATAGCGGAAGATAAAATTTCATTTTTTTCATCCGGGGTAGTAGTAGCCGATTCTCCGGTAGTTCCTGATACAACAAGGTAGTCAATGCCACCGTCTATGGTGAAATCAAGCAGCTTGGCAAAGGCATCAAAATCAACAGAAAGATCTTTTTTGAAAGGAGTGATTAAGGCGACACCGGTGCCCCTGAATTTATTGTTCATTATTATTGATACTAAAAATGCGCACAGAGTAAAGGATTGAACGCTATGCCCCGCCAACTGGCGGGGCTTTGCGCTTTATAGTTCCTGCGTATAATGATTCATTTGATCAACTAAAACGTCAATTCCATCCGTATCATTGATCTTGATCATCAGTTCAAAATAATTTGTTTTGTGCTGGTCGTATTTCCCAATACGGCATTTTGCTTTACTCTTTGCAAGAATATTGTGAAAAACATACGATGGTTTTGTGTCAATGCAAAACAGGTAATCAAAATCGCTATTAATAAACTTTTTGACTTGCTCAGATCTAAGTGACCTCAAATAAGTGATTTCTCTGCTGGCGAAGTAATAATGTTTAAAATTGTAAGGACTATTTTTGTTGTCTAAAGTGAGCCCTTGTACTTTTTTCCCATCATCTTTTAGTTTTTTCACGAAATTTTTGAGTGACTCCAGGTTTCGTTCATTTTTTGATTTATCTTTAAGGGCAGGCAGGTTAAACATGATGCCTATGTTACGAGCATCCTTGTAGTTTAAAGTTATCCTTTCAGCCTTATTACGCTTAAAGATGAATTTATTCAGGATCGGAAGAATAAAATTGCTCAATATTTAGAGTATTTATGAACATTTGAACATTAAACCTTGAGTCCCCTCTAAAAAGTAAAAAATTGAAAAGAAATCGTTTTTCGTCCCGCAATATGCGGGACAAAGTTCGCAAAGGATTGAATATCAATTAGTTAAGTATATAACTTTGCGCTCTTTGTCCCGAGTACTCGGGAAGAACCAAAAACACTTTTTAGAGTGGACTCAACCTTTTTTTATCATGTACAAAAAATCTTTTTCAGAGATAATGTTGGTACCTAAGTTTTTCGCTTTTTGTAACTTTGCAGGCCCCATTTTATTGCCTGCCAACAAATAATCTAATTTCGCAGAGATTGAAGATAAAACTTTTCCCCCATTGTTTTTAATTTTTTCCTTTAACTCTTCTCTGCTAAAACTTTCAAAAACTCCTGATATGACAAAGGTTTTTCCTTTAAGAAGTAAAGGAGCCCCCACCCCTTCTCCACTTTTTGCAGAGAGGTTGGGGGTGAGGGCAAATTTAAGCCCATATTTTTTAAGTCTTTCTATTAATTGTAATTTTTTTTTTGACTTAAAGTACTCCACTAAGCTTTGAGCAATTTTATCTCCTATTTCAGGAACTTCAATTAATTGCTCGTAAGAGGCTTGTGCCAGTGCATCAATATTGTTAAAATGAGCGGCAAGTATTTCAGCCACTGTAATTCCTACAAAGCGAATACCTAACGCAAATAAAAGATTCTCGAAATCAACAATTTTAGAATTCTGAATGCCTTCAATCAAATTAAGAGCAGATTTTTCAGCAAAACGTTCTAAATTAATCAATTGCTCATATTTTAGCTCATACAAGTCTGCCACATCTTTTATCAGGTCTTTTTCGAGAAGCTGTTCTATGGTTTCAGGTCCCAGGCCATCAATGTTCATTGCTTTGCGCTGAATAAAATGCTCTATCCTGCCTTTAATTTGCGGAGGACAAGCAGATTCATTCGGACAATAATGGATAACTTCTTCTTCTTTTCTCTTTAATGGGGTACCACATACGGGACATTTTTTTATGTATTCTATTTTTTTTATTCCAGGTAGCCTTTTTGACAGGTCAA contains these protein-coding regions:
- a CDS encoding amidophosphoribosyltransferase produces the protein MSDTIHHHCGIAFIRLRYPLSYYLEKYGTALYGINKLYLLMEKQHNRGQDGAGVASIKLNVQPGYRYFEKLRSVDRQPIEDIFQKISKKYKALLKENPGKTNDATWIKEHFDFAGEVLMGHLRYATHGEYGLQNCHPVIRQNNWRSRTLALAGNFNMTNVDELFDVLVNIGQHPKDKIDTVIVLEKIGHFLDEGVQAIYDKYKGKYPNSEITEFVENELDMIRVLKNSFKDFDGGYAMAGITGNGSAFVARDPAGIRPVCYYADDEVVIAASEKPAIKTAFEIEYNEIKEIPPGYALIVNTKGDLDCCEFIEPLQKKSCSFERIYFSRGSDPDIYKERKMLGKLLAPKILKTIDYDLENTIFSYIPNTAETAFLGLMEAVEDLKSQIPNPKSQIQKPRIEKLVIKDAKLRTFITDEGHRGDLVAHVYDATYEIINKGKDTLVVIDDSIVRGTTLEKSILKMLDKLGPKRIVIVSSAPQIRYPDCYGIDMSKMKDFVAFRAVIKLLEDSNKEYIMEEVLQKCKVANEKKQGVGNGPNIQTQSAGQVVKNYVKEIYAPFSDEEISDKIAQIIAAPDLKAEVKVLYQTIENLHKACPDHLGDWYFTGNYPTPGGNLVANQAFINYMEGSFERAY
- a CDS encoding AMP-binding protein; protein product: MESNQIVKDTKITIKQLVDLGLDEIDASKINDEINNLLNNYSAPVCWQKICKEILSPDIPFPIHQLIFDAVYADWDDSKGPKPVWLPSGETIKTSNISKIQTQLGIADYKDFHTWSVCNRAAFWELMVNELGIRFKDRYKKIVVVNGHARSLQNGLENPDWLVGAKMNIADSCFQDNPQEPAIIYQAEGGKINKMSHQQLEKFSNRVANGLTALGLKRGDAAAIDMIMTAEAVAIYLGIIKAGCVVVSIADSLAPGEVAKRLQISNAKLIFTQDFIIRGEKKLPLYDKILKADPPVVVVLPVGNGHVEHQRNPDSVGAHSLQIRKQDMIWDNFLSKDDKFDSVSSEPAGHVNILFSSGTTGDPKAIPWTHTTPIKCAADGYLHQNIQPGDVVAWPTNIGWMMGPWLIFASLINKATIALYYGAPVGREFGQFVQDAKVNMLGVVPSMVKRWIETDCMNGLDWSNIKVFSSTGEASNSQDYGWLMSKAGYKPVIEYCGGTEIGGGYITGTVVQPAVPAAFSTPALGLDFILLDENGKQTQNGEIFLVPPSIGLSTELLNKEHHKEYYAGNPDCTDNMEGAFGKLLKNELNSPPLTPPKGGRTGQHFTLPRGKSDGKVLPSTREGFRGAVDLRGANPILRSHGDQIERLPGNYFRALGRADDTMNLGGIKVSSAEIERTLNNIDGIRETAAIAVNPPGGGPSQLVIYAIVTQPRYASRSLSRHSREGRHLSCEKQELISIFQKSIKENLNPLFKVMNVVVLDELPRTASNKVMRRVLRNLELKNNG
- a CDS encoding aminotransferase class I/II-fold pyridoxal phosphate-dependent enzyme; this translates as MTDLFEKLSANKGPLSRSSDRFQAEGYFFFPKLEGELASRMIFKGKEKIIWSINNYLGLANHPEVREADAKAAEEWGLAYPMGARMLTGNTAYHEQLEKELSEFVHKEDTILLNYGYQGMVSSIHSLLNRWDVVIYDSEAHGCIVDGVHLHVGKRFVYPHNNIENLEKQLQRAEHLVKDTDGAILVITEGVFGMAGDQGYLKEIIALKKRYHFRFFVDDAHGFGTVGQTGAGTGEEQGVQDGIDIYFSTFAKSMASIGAFISSDKCVIDNLRYNNRSQMLAKSLPLPVVIGNLKRLELLKNYPELREKLWDNVRYLQSGLKTRGFNIGRTNSPVTPVYMNCSMSETWSLVVDLRENYNIFCSVIIYPVVPKDILMLRIIPTAIHTKEDIEETLDAFSAVQEKLKAGEYAKEELVRV
- a CDS encoding carboxypeptidase-like regulatory domain-containing protein — its product is MKTLFFIILTFILVPVFGQDHQIQTKISGYVIDSITKEPIPFANIIMISDLGTTSDFDGFFILELTEDSISELTVSAIGYRKKKFLPKKNTNPQTVKLTSVPLNPESEFVILGKPIDTFYFENGQIEKIKYQGRDEVTFYKSGQMKSQSVNGSYRSWFENGKLKYQSILKFNHHRTVTEWYDNNQIKEQGTMYWGDNKKTNEGDWFKNNDWRYWRRDGKEK
- a CDS encoding 4-hydroxy-tetrahydrodipicolinate synthase, which translates into the protein MNNKFRGTGVALITPFKKDLSVDFDAFAKLLDFTIDGGIDYLVVSGTTGESATTTPDEKNEILSSAIKHVKGRKSVVYGIGGNNTQAVIEVIKNSDFTGVDAILSVSPYYNKPTQEGIYRHYSAIAENCPVPVILYNVPGRTSSNITAETTIRLARHHNIIGIKEASGDLGQCMQIVKNSADDFLVISGDDLLTVPMLSFGMDGVISVLANAFPEKFSSLVSMGLKGQFKPASKLLFDLLEINPLMYEESNPVGIKAALEVLGICNRTVRAPLIDASEGLVKRIRKLLKAV